In the Kitasatospora terrestris genome, one interval contains:
- a CDS encoding alanine racemase yields the protein MLDREKVAALADERLDWRFKAVPAAAHGLTVREYLADGPVLDDLGTPLLTLDAGALAHNLRTMAAWCADAGVELTPHGKTTMAPALWQAQLDAGCRGITLANLAQLRVARAFGVDRLLLANTLLDPAGLAWVSAELDAHPGFSFLCWVDSVDAVRQMDRALRAAGAGRPVEVLVELGGPGGRTGVRGAAAAVEIAEAVRAAGTLRLAGVGGYEGALAHDAGEQALATVRGYLRELAELHRRLAYETAEPVVSAGGSAYFDTVVEELGPLAAALPGTRVVLRSGAYLVHDDGFYRSISPLARGAGQAPLRSAMHGWARVLSHPEPELSLLDGGKRDFPYDEGLPEPQLVRGEGPLKGAPVVSAVNDQHAFLRGAGEQAPVGAVVRLGLSHPCTAFDKWTLIPVLDDADAERPRVVDLVRTFF from the coding sequence GTGCTGGACCGGGAGAAGGTCGCGGCGCTCGCCGACGAGCGGCTGGACTGGCGGTTCAAAGCGGTGCCCGCCGCCGCGCACGGGCTGACGGTCCGCGAGTACCTGGCCGACGGCCCGGTCCTCGACGACCTCGGCACCCCGCTGCTGACCCTGGACGCGGGCGCGCTCGCCCACAACCTGCGCACCATGGCCGCCTGGTGCGCCGACGCGGGCGTGGAGCTCACCCCGCACGGCAAGACCACCATGGCGCCCGCCCTGTGGCAGGCCCAGCTGGACGCCGGCTGCCGCGGCATCACCCTGGCCAACCTCGCCCAGCTGCGGGTCGCCCGCGCCTTCGGCGTCGACCGGCTGCTGCTGGCCAACACCCTGCTCGACCCCGCCGGGCTGGCCTGGGTGTCCGCCGAACTGGACGCCCACCCCGGCTTCTCCTTCCTGTGCTGGGTGGACTCGGTGGACGCCGTCCGGCAGATGGACCGCGCACTGCGCGCGGCCGGCGCCGGCCGCCCGGTCGAGGTGCTGGTCGAACTCGGCGGCCCCGGCGGCCGGACCGGCGTCCGGGGCGCGGCCGCCGCCGTCGAGATCGCCGAGGCGGTCCGCGCCGCCGGCACCCTGCGGCTGGCCGGCGTCGGCGGCTACGAGGGCGCGCTCGCCCACGACGCGGGCGAGCAGGCGCTGGCCACCGTCCGCGGCTACCTGCGCGAACTGGCCGAACTGCACCGCCGCCTGGCGTACGAGACCGCCGAACCGGTGGTCTCGGCGGGCGGCAGCGCCTACTTCGACACCGTGGTCGAGGAGCTCGGCCCGCTCGCCGCGGCGCTGCCCGGCACCCGGGTCGTGCTGCGCTCCGGCGCCTACCTGGTGCACGACGACGGCTTCTACCGCTCGATCTCCCCGCTCGCCCGCGGCGCCGGGCAGGCCCCGCTGCGCTCCGCGATGCACGGCTGGGCGCGGGTGCTCTCCCACCCCGAGCCGGAGCTCTCCCTGCTGGACGGCGGCAAGCGCGACTTCCCGTACGACGAGGGCCTGCCCGAGCCGCAACTGGTCCGGGGCGAGGGCCCGTTGAAGGGGGCACCGGTGGTGAGCGCGGTCAACGACCAGCACGCCTTCCTGCGCGGCGCGGGCGAGCAGGCGCCGGTCGGCGCGGTGGTCCGGCTCGGGCTGTCGCACCCGTGCACCGCCTTCGACAAGTGGACCCTGATCCCGGTGCTGGACGACGCGGACGCCGAACGGCCGCGCGTGGTCGACCTGGTGCGGACCTTCTTCTGA
- a CDS encoding D-aminoacylase, with protein sequence MADLLFRGATVVDGSGADRHRADVTVTDGRIEEIGRKLTARQVVDAEGLVLAPGFIDMHTHSDLRLLVEPEHPSRVTQGITCEVLGQDGLSYAPVDDTTLPALRRQLAGWNGDPDGFDWSWRTVGEYLARLDEGIAVNACYLVPHGTLRMLTMGWDNRPPTGAELDRMRELLAQGLREGAVGMSSGLSYTPGMYADTAELAALCAVVAAHGGFHAPHQRSYGKGALEGYAEMVEISRRSGCPLHLTHATMNFEVNRGRAGDLLALVDAALAEGLDVTLDSYPYLPGATSLSALLPGWSTEGGPEATLARLADPGARERIRYHLEVSGSDGCHGVTADWTTVQISGVRDDALAGTVGRTVAELAAEQGRSGTEVFLDLLLRDRLGTTVLQHVGHEENVRAIMRHPVHTAGSDGLLVGARPHPRAWGTFPRYLGHYGRESGVLTLEQAVTRMTGRPARRLRLDRRGLIRPGYHADLVLFDPGTVGDTATFDRPRLPAAGIRSVLVNGVPVVRDGRTTGARPGRALRRTGQGSTA encoded by the coding sequence ATGGCCGACCTGCTCTTCCGCGGCGCGACCGTCGTCGACGGCAGCGGCGCCGACCGCCACCGGGCCGACGTCACCGTGACCGACGGCCGGATCGAGGAGATCGGCCGCAAGCTGACGGCGCGTCAGGTCGTCGACGCCGAGGGCCTGGTGCTCGCCCCCGGTTTCATCGACATGCACACCCACTCCGACCTGCGGCTGCTGGTCGAACCCGAGCACCCCTCGCGGGTCACCCAGGGCATCACCTGCGAGGTGCTCGGGCAGGACGGGCTCTCCTACGCCCCCGTCGACGACACCACGCTGCCCGCGCTGCGCCGCCAACTGGCCGGCTGGAACGGTGATCCGGACGGCTTCGACTGGAGCTGGCGCACCGTCGGCGAGTACCTGGCCAGGCTCGACGAGGGCATCGCCGTCAACGCCTGCTACCTGGTGCCGCACGGCACCCTGCGGATGCTCACGATGGGCTGGGACAACCGTCCGCCCACCGGCGCCGAACTGGACCGGATGCGCGAACTGCTCGCCCAGGGCCTGCGCGAGGGCGCGGTCGGCATGTCCAGCGGCCTCAGCTACACCCCCGGCATGTACGCCGACACCGCGGAGCTGGCCGCGCTGTGCGCGGTGGTCGCCGCGCACGGCGGCTTCCACGCCCCCCACCAGCGCTCCTACGGCAAGGGCGCGTTGGAGGGCTACGCGGAGATGGTGGAGATCTCCCGGCGCTCCGGCTGCCCGTTGCACCTCACCCACGCCACCATGAACTTCGAGGTCAACCGGGGCCGGGCCGGCGACCTGCTCGCCCTGGTCGACGCCGCGCTCGCCGAGGGCCTGGACGTCACCCTCGACAGCTACCCCTACCTGCCCGGCGCCACCAGCCTCTCCGCGCTGCTGCCCGGCTGGTCCACCGAGGGCGGGCCGGAGGCCACCCTGGCCCGGCTGGCCGATCCCGGGGCCCGGGAGCGGATCCGGTACCACCTGGAGGTCTCCGGCAGCGACGGCTGCCACGGCGTCACCGCCGACTGGACGACCGTCCAGATCTCCGGGGTGCGGGACGACGCGCTCGCCGGTACCGTCGGCCGGACCGTCGCCGAACTCGCCGCCGAGCAGGGCAGGTCCGGCACCGAGGTCTTCCTCGACCTGCTGCTCCGCGACCGGCTCGGCACCACCGTCCTGCAGCACGTCGGGCACGAGGAGAACGTCCGCGCGATCATGCGCCACCCCGTGCACACCGCGGGCAGCGACGGACTGCTGGTCGGCGCCCGTCCGCACCCCCGGGCCTGGGGCACCTTCCCGCGCTACCTCGGCCACTACGGGCGGGAGTCGGGCGTCCTCACGCTGGAGCAGGCGGTCACCCGGATGACCGGCCGCCCGGCCCGGCGGCTGCGCCTGGACCGGCGCGGGCTGATCCGCCCCGGCTACCACGCCGACCTGGTGCTCTTCGACCCCGGGACGGTCGGCGACACCGCCACCTTCGACCGGCCACGGCTGCCCGCCGCCGGCATCCGGTCGGTCCTCGTCAACGGCGTTCCGGTGGTCCGGGACGGCCGGACCACCGGCGCGCGGCCCGGCCGCGCGCTGCGCCGCACCGGACAAGGAAGCACCGCATGA
- a CDS encoding bifunctional 4-hydroxy-2-oxoglutarate aldolase/2-dehydro-3-deoxy-phosphogluconate aldolase, whose protein sequence is MTARPLLDLPAALAADPVIAVVRAPAIPDAAALCEALAAGGIGWTELTFTTPEVTRHLARAARAGHRVGVGTVLTGDQADRALAAGASFLVTPGLRPAVAEAAAEAGVPAVLGALTPTEVADALDLGAAAVKIFPAKAFGPGYFKDLHGPYPGVPLVASGGVNAGNAAAFLAHGALAVCAGTDVVPPAAVAAGDWPEITRRAAAFTAALRIPSQQGS, encoded by the coding sequence ATGACCGCCCGACCGCTCCTGGACCTGCCCGCCGCGCTCGCCGCCGACCCGGTGATCGCCGTGGTCCGCGCCCCCGCGATACCCGACGCCGCCGCACTCTGCGAGGCGCTCGCCGCTGGTGGCATCGGCTGGACCGAACTCACCTTCACCACGCCGGAGGTGACCCGCCACCTGGCCCGCGCCGCGCGGGCCGGGCACCGGGTCGGCGTCGGCACCGTGCTCACCGGTGACCAGGCCGACCGGGCCCTCGCCGCGGGAGCGTCCTTCCTGGTCACCCCCGGACTGCGGCCCGCCGTCGCGGAGGCCGCCGCCGAGGCCGGGGTGCCCGCCGTCCTCGGCGCGCTCACCCCGACCGAGGTCGCCGACGCCCTGGACCTGGGCGCCGCCGCCGTGAAGATCTTCCCGGCGAAGGCCTTCGGGCCCGGCTACTTCAAGGACCTGCACGGCCCCTACCCGGGCGTCCCGCTGGTCGCCTCCGGCGGCGTCAACGCGGGCAACGCCGCCGCGTTCCTCGCCCACGGCGCGCTCGCGGTCTGCGCCGGCACCGACGTGGTGCCCCCGGCCGCCGTCGCCGCGGGCGACTGGCCGGAGATCACCCGCCGCGCCGCGGCCTTCACCGCAGCGCTCAGGATCCCGTCGCAGCAGGGGAGTTGA
- a CDS encoding DUF6980 family protein, whose protein sequence is MSARHCCERMASQVEHWCDEHDDPYDCPDALVAYSAKFREYGLTVRDGGRSRVAIAYCPWCGGQLPASQRERWFAELEKLGVDPWEDELPDGFEDGRRLNSPAATGS, encoded by the coding sequence ATGAGCGCCCGGCACTGCTGCGAGCGGATGGCCTCGCAGGTCGAGCACTGGTGCGACGAGCACGACGACCCGTACGACTGCCCGGACGCGCTGGTGGCGTACAGCGCGAAGTTCCGCGAGTACGGGCTGACGGTGCGCGACGGCGGTCGCTCCCGGGTCGCGATCGCCTACTGTCCTTGGTGCGGAGGGCAGTTGCCCGCCTCGCAGCGCGAGCGGTGGTTCGCCGAGCTGGAGAAGCTCGGCGTCGACCCGTGGGAGGACGAGCTCCCGGACGGCTTCGAGGACGGCCGCCGGCTCAACTCCCCTGCTGCGACGGGATCCTGA